The sequence CAGaggagagaaagtgagagaTGGAACATGTAGGagaacaaaactgaacatgGAATACCTAGGTTTAACTAGCACAATACAAAAGCCAATGCTGAAAGTTAGCTACCACTTTAACTTTCCAGAGCTGAGAACTGTAAACAAAACATTGCAATGAAACTGTAACTTGGATGCATATCAAAGCATATCAAAGAGTACAGTATCTTAATTTGGAGATGCTAATACATTCATGAGTTTCTGACAAGCCCAGGACAGAACCCAGAGGAGAAATTCTGTGCACTGCTATCACAGATTAGTTTATATTGGAAAACACTGAGCCAAGTGAGGTAAGATATGTGCAGCATGCTCTCTTGCTTACAATTATTCAGTGTTACTTTCCTAAATTTAAGatgacacagaaatattttatattcaataTGGAATGTTTGACTTGCATTATCCAATAATGTCTTGTACACAATAGCtcttttaagaaggaaaaaaatattaaaccatTTAGAAGGGTTGCTATATGTTCCCCACTGCAGTGATAAAATCATCATGCTGGTCAGTTTTCTCTTTAAGAGAAAAACTGTAGCTATGCAATGTAGATACATCCCCAGACTGTTTCAATGACTTTAGAAGTGATTTTCCATGTAAAGGGCAGGGCATGAGCTTAATCCATGCAACAGAAACTTAATTCAGGCAGCAGAGATCTCGTACATACATAGAACAAGTTACTGCCTTCTCCTGCAGGTGCTAGGACTCCACTTGGCAATAACTCCCATAAGATTAAATGTAGTCGAACAATGCAAAACGTGAGGTGCATCATGAAAAGCACGTGGGGAGCACTTAGGGAAAGCATGAGTATGCATTTAAGATGAATTCCTTGCTTGAAAGTAGTAAGACTTGAAGCTTTACACCGTAAATGAGTATTTGCACAATATGCAAACCTTGCTCATTGTAGAAGTTCTCAAAGGTAATTATCTGTTAAAATTTTtgttatgattattattattattttggcttAAATACTCTAAATGTACTACTTGTGTGTATATAGGGAAACTGCATGTACagcttgatgatttttttttccagttaaattcCTATTACTACACGTAAACAgaaatttagatttaaaaaatctgttttctctcatAAGACCCTAGGGAAGCCAACCTAGATCAAACCATAGAGTGTGTTTTAcgtttcaactgaaaaaaaaataaaaaaaaatactgtttttatataGCATCTGCTGTTGGGCCATTTGAGAGCCTAATTAAGCAGAACTTTGTAAATAACAGACTCATCAACagattttcttcactgattGGATGGGTTTTAACTTTAGGTACCAACAATTCTCTCTGTGAGAATAAAAGAAcgttctttcaaaaaataattaaaacactgaGGACTTTTTTTCATCTACTAAGAATATTAATTGGGTTCACCATCAAAATGTGATACCATGAACAATATCTTGTTTTGCATGTTAATGCTTCATAATTGCACAGAGCTTTTCAACTTCAAAGCTCTTTACAAGAATTAAGTGGATGTCCCTGAAGGCCTTAGGCAAAACTTTCTTTGCCTTCAAAAACAGATTTGCACCAGACAAAAGCTTTGTTAAAAATGCAGGAGTGTGCTGTGTTGCTTTAACCTACAGTGGACATAAGTGAGATAAAATATTACCACCACTCTGCATATGGAAGCAGTGGAAATAGAGGGGAACTGAATCAGACAGTCCCTGCTCCCGTGAAAGCTCTGTCCCTTCTCCTTGGTTGCGGCACATTGAGcaagtgagaaacaaaatgtgAGATAACTTGGATTTCCAAAGAAATGTCAACATACCTTTCAATAACTTCTTCACTCCCCTACCAAAGATCAAGCTGCCTGATGATTGCCTACTATTGCACAGCTCCACACACAATGCCCTTGCTCAAGCAAtcaggcagagaaaaatgctCTTGCTAGAATTCAATCAAAAGTCATTATCCGGCACTCCACTTTGCTTcatcaaataacattttaaaacatactaGCTAGAAACAGAAAGTTTCCCTAACCCAGCAGCATTAGTTATTCCACTAAGTCCAGTGAAAATCTATCACAAATCACAACCCCATATTTTCAAActccatattttcttttctgtcttttaaaccATGCTACAGATATGAAACTGCAATAGAAGTTTACAACCCATGAGCTGAATCCTGTGCATTTTTCAGTACCCTTTGCCATAATGACATTTTACAGCGACTACAGGTAAAATCAACAAGCACTCCTCTCAGTACTTACCATGTAATTTTTATGCCACTTCACTGGACACAGGGAGTAATACATTGGGTCTTTTTATTGCTCAAGTAGAAAGTGCTCATTACctatttatgtttatatttaggaaaaaacaaagagttTTTTCAAGTGGCATACATCACACTGTTGTAGTGGTTGATTTTCTCAAGATGGTCTTCTGGGGTTTTGGCGCAGTTTGTGGAGGCACAGTCGCGGGTCTTGGAGGAGGAAAGCTATTACTGGAACCTATCCCCAACCCTCCATTTTCTAGGGGAAATGGAGGCAGTGGAGGCGGTGGAGGCGGCAGAGGAGGGCACTGATGCAGCATCTTTCCCACAAGATGGGCAGGCTCACTGTGCAAGTGCACCTCcctgtttttaatgttatacCGAACATCACAGTCTGGGCAATAACCGTGGTACTGCACTTTTTCATTAAATCGTACCCGTTCCCTTGCTCCTGGCTGAGGACACCGCTCTTTCTCGGGTCTATGCATTAGAGGCTGCATTGCAACTTTGTCCAAATTACTGTTTGGTATACAGCACATATCTCCATTTGGGATGCGGTTGGGCCCATTTCTCAGCAGGGTACCATTAGTCTTGACAGGGTTGGTGGAAGGAGGCAGCCTCGGAGGCTCGTCACACTTGACAGGCGTCAGTCGTGGTGGAGGCGGGGGAGGATTTGGCTTCCGCAGCACGGTGAGGATAGTGGAGGGCTGCGCAGTGGGCTTGATGAGGGGAGCACTGCCCCGCACCTTGACCTTCTCCAAGCTGGAAGCTgttgtgctgctggagctgctgttaAGTGTGTCTGTTTTGGAACTGTCCGTCATCTCATCCTCCAGCTGCAGGTCAGATGTCAGCGTGTCAATCTGGTCAACCACCTGCACAATGGccagagagaaaacagtgagaaaagcTTGTCCCT comes from Cygnus atratus isolate AKBS03 ecotype Queensland, Australia chromosome Z, CAtr_DNAZoo_HiC_assembly, whole genome shotgun sequence and encodes:
- the PRR16 gene encoding protein Largen isoform X2, with protein sequence MTDSSKTDTLNSSSSSTTASSLEKVKVRGSAPLIKPTAQPSTILTVLRKPNPPPPPPRLTPVKCDEPPRLPPSTNPVKTNGTLLRNGPNRIPNGDMCCIPNSNLDKVAMQPLMHRPEKERCPQPGARERVRFNEKVQYHGYCPDCDVRYNIKNREVHLHSEPAHLVGKMLHQCPPLPPPPPPLPPFPLENGGLGIGSSNSFPPPRPATVPPQTAPKPQKTILRKSTTTTV
- the PRR16 gene encoding protein Largen isoform X1, with the translated sequence MSAQSKGTASSSSSPSEGPPAASKAKVKEQIKIIVEDLELVLGDLKDVAKELKEVVDQIDTLTSDLQLEDEMTDSSKTDTLNSSSSSTTASSLEKVKVRGSAPLIKPTAQPSTILTVLRKPNPPPPPPRLTPVKCDEPPRLPPSTNPVKTNGTLLRNGPNRIPNGDMCCIPNSNLDKVAMQPLMHRPEKERCPQPGARERVRFNEKVQYHGYCPDCDVRYNIKNREVHLHSEPAHLVGKMLHQCPPLPPPPPPLPPFPLENGGLGIGSSNSFPPPRPATVPPQTAPKPQKTILRKSTTTTV